Proteins from one Daphnia pulicaria isolate SC F1-1A chromosome 3, SC_F0-13Bv2, whole genome shotgun sequence genomic window:
- the LOC124329055 gene encoding F-box/LRR-repeat protein 6-like, which produces MDTAVSPIDLPLLPTPSTSSASPSVELRHDFEVLSSNATDFSSAHTSPDDFRNSHSKECEVMCPEPKSNIADSLKIPQRKQQRPCPVVYESQISPELEGIKLKIKKSPTQEVLHQSTSTAATGAKNRPKTVRLKTPRARKPAATKAGAKGRKRKRRKKGQSDDGTDEEEEEEDQNYFLDVNGSSAGHTNDNNGAQSVWANERMPPEILFKIFMEVTYTEGCVPTLVMLSHVCRLWWEVSTDPLLWHTVDLATGRVNEKYRTERKLVWLLQNRLSRVQDLALGGWNSALSRAAVEGLSQTCNDLQALSLNGCKGLMGESLLNVIQNCKSLQRLDLSAISPYTANPRGAISSGTLCELSKVMGSRLSHLNLANNCTTGIQQIVVALAVSCPNLQVLDLSNLRTATRDTVCINIEQLQEGCPKLRVLRLTNSLIRLSATPLKDQAASLGFPHLEELSIAVDPKAYISLDNASIERILKNAHKLRLLDVRGCISITNSSLVRVPAWDLEHLFLSGCTATRHSADGLELVIRKWRHSLIEIDLSWTSVSEALDQAVMALAEDSDSPLKVLDLCGSSVSFPPIRQVLCHCTRLRTLNLSSCRALPRGIKRLYDGVTQLSLLRTAIQAGRFDDNNDQADD; this is translated from the exons ATGGATACAGCAGTCAGTCCGATAGACCTCCCCTTGTTACCCACTCCTTCGACCAGTTCTGCTAGTCCCAGTGTTGAGCTCAGGCATGACTTTGAAGTTCTCAGTAGCAATGCTACTGATTTCTCCTCTGCACACACAAGCCCTGACGATTTCAGAAACTCTCACTCAAAAGAATGTGAAGTGATGTGTCCTGAACCCAAGAGTAACATCGCAGACAGCCTAAAAATCCCTCAGCGTAAACAGCAACGACCCTGCCCAGTGGTGTATGAAAGTCAGATATCACCAGAGCTAGAAGGAATAAAACTCAAGATTAAAAAGTCTCCAACTCAAGAAGTGTTACATCAGAGCACATCTACAGCGGCAACTGGTGCGAAAAACAGACCCAAAACTGTCAGATTGAAAACACCTAGAGCCCGAAAACCGGCGGCGACGAAGGCGGGTGCCAAAGGCAGAAAACGTAAGAGAAGGAAGAAAGGCCAATCCGACGATGGAACggacgaggaagaagaagaagaggatcaaaattatttcttggaCGTGAACGGCTCATCGGCGGGACACACTAATGATAACAATGGAGCTCAAAGTGTTTGGGCAAATGAGAGAATGCCCCCAGAAATTTTGTTCAAGATTTTCATGGAAGTGACTTATACTGAAGGATGCGTTCCTACGTTAGTCAT GTTATCCCACGTTTGTCGCCTGTGGTGGGAAGTTTCTACCGATCCATTATTATGGCATACGGTTGACTTAGCTACAGGAAGAGTTAACGAAAAATACCGAACAGAGCGTAAACTTGTTTGGCTCCTTCAGAATCGGTTGTCCCGCGTCCAAGATTTGGCTTTAG GTGGATGGAATTCTGCATTGAGTCGTGCTGCGGTTGAGGGCTTGTCTCAAACCTGCAATGATCTCCAAGCGCTGAGCCTTAATGGGTGCAAAGGTTTGATGGGTGAGAGTCTACTGAACGTTATACAAAACTGCAAAAGCTTACAAAGGCTTGATCTGTCGGCCATCTCG CCTTACACGGCCAATCCACGGGGCGCCATTTCTAGCGGAACCCTGTGTGAGTTATCTAAGGTAATGGGCAGTCGACTGTCCCATTTGAATTTGGCAAATAACTGCACGACGGGAATCCAGCAAATTGTCGTCGCTCTAGCG GTTTCTTGTCCTAATCTGCAAGTGTTGGACTTGTCGAACCTCCGAACAGCAACGCGGGATACGGTTTGCATCAACATCGAACAATTGCAAGAAGGTTGTCCAAAGTTGAGGGTCTTGCGTTTGACTAACAGCCTCATCCGGCTCTCGGCCACACCTCTCAAAGACCAAGCCGCCTCACTGGGATTTCCTCACCTAGAGGAGCTTAGCATTGCcgtcgaccccaaggcctacATCTCGCTGGATAATGCTTCAATTGAACGTATTCTTAAGAACGCCCATAAACTCCGTCTGCTAGACGTCCGTGGATGTATATCCATTACCAATTCTAGTTTGGTACGTGTTCCGGCCTGGGATCTCGAACATCTATTTTTATCAG GCTGTACTGCTACGCGCCACTCAGCCGATGGATTAGAATTAGTAATCCGCAAATGGCGCCATAGTCTGATCGAAATCGATCTCTCCTGGACATCTGTTAGTGAAGCACTCGATCAGGCCGTCATGGCACTTGCTGAAGACTCAGATTCACCCCTCAA GGTTTTAGATTTGTGTGGGTCATCGGTCAGCTTTCCGCCCATCCGTCAAGTGTTGTGTCATTGCACTCGATTGCGTACGTTGAATCTTTCTTCTTGTCGTGCTCTCCCGCGTGGAATTAAACGCCTTTATGATGGCGTAACTCAACTTTCCTTGTTGAGAACGGCTATTCAAGCCGGCCGGTTTGACGACAATAATGATCAAGCCGACGATTGA
- the LOC124329210 gene encoding uncharacterized protein LOC124329210 isoform X3, whose amino-acid sequence MKCTWQSVNLTYNLTWVETAVHFAEMSAIVSLAVPNYLFGSSSTSHLVQKHFRACNKRQRSLRSTVAEIENTTKSELHGCRSLTSIALLQPAGERCDRVKLSCSCCMQFIKLVLSKLSLQEDFLNCFIVCCRSIDLIHW is encoded by the exons ATGAAATGTACTTG GCAATCTGTCAATCTGACATATAATTTGACTTGGGTCGAAACTGCTGTCCATTTTGCCGAAATGTCGGCGATTGTTAGCTTAGCTGTACCTAATTACCTATTCGGCTCTAGCTCTACGTCTCATCTCGTGCAGAAACACTTCAGAGCTTGTAATAAA AGACAGAGATCCCTTCGCTCAACTGTTGCagaaattgaaaacacaacaaaGTCTGAGCTTCATGGCTGTCGTTCATTAACATCCATAgctttgttgcagccagctggtgaaaggtgtgatcgagtcaagttgagctgcagctgctgcatgcAGTTTATCAAGCTGGTGTTATCTAAATTGTCACTGCAGGAAGACTTCTTGAATTG TTTCATCGTTTGCTGCCGTTCCATAGACTTGATCCATTGGTAA
- the LOC124329210 gene encoding uncharacterized protein LOC124329210 isoform X1 → MKCTWQSVNLTYNLTWVETAVHFAEMSAIVSLAVPNYLFGSSSTSHLVQKHFRACNKRQRSLRSTVAEIENTTKSELHGCRSLTSIALLQPAGERCDRVKLSCSCCMQFIKLVLSKLSLQEDFLNWSLWLVWCCCLVYSGFAAPFQLRDPLKWSLVQTCSSTSHLNVSFAYVGVHAVFAVLNSWVK, encoded by the exons ATGAAATGTACTTG GCAATCTGTCAATCTGACATATAATTTGACTTGGGTCGAAACTGCTGTCCATTTTGCCGAAATGTCGGCGATTGTTAGCTTAGCTGTACCTAATTACCTATTCGGCTCTAGCTCTACGTCTCATCTCGTGCAGAAACACTTCAGAGCTTGTAATAAA AGACAGAGATCCCTTCGCTCAACTGTTGCagaaattgaaaacacaacaaaGTCTGAGCTTCATGGCTGTCGTTCATTAACATCCATAgctttgttgcagccagctggtgaaaggtgtgatcgagtcaagttgagctgcagctgctgcatgcAGTTTATCAAGCTGGTGTTATCTAAATTGTCACTGCAGGAAGACTTCTTGAATTG GAGTTTGTGGTTGGTTTGGTGTTGCTGTTTGGTCTACAGTGGTTTTGCAGCCCCTTTCCAATTGAGAGATCCTCTGAAATGGAGTTTGGTGCAGACTTGCAGTTCAACATCACACttaaatgtttcatttgcCTATGTTGGTGTCCATGCAGTATTTGCAGTGTTGAACAGTTGGGTAAAATAG
- the LOC124329210 gene encoding uncharacterized protein LOC124329210 isoform X2, which produces MKCTWQSVNLTYNLTWVETAVHFAEMSAIVSLAVPNYLFGSSSTSHLVQKHFRAFQRQRSLRSTVAEIENTTKSELHGCRSLTSIALLQPAGERCDRVKLSCSCCMQFIKLVLSKLSLQEDFLNWSLWLVWCCCLVYSGFAAPFQLRDPLKWSLVQTCSSTSHLNVSFAYVGVHAVFAVLNSWVK; this is translated from the exons ATGAAATGTACTTG GCAATCTGTCAATCTGACATATAATTTGACTTGGGTCGAAACTGCTGTCCATTTTGCCGAAATGTCGGCGATTGTTAGCTTAGCTGTACCTAATTACCTATTCGGCTCTAGCTCTACGTCTCATCTCGTGCAGAAACACTTCAGAGCTT TTCAGAGACAGAGATCCCTTCGCTCAACTGTTGCagaaattgaaaacacaacaaaGTCTGAGCTTCATGGCTGTCGTTCATTAACATCCATAgctttgttgcagccagctggtgaaaggtgtgatcgagtcaagttgagctgcagctgctgcatgcAGTTTATCAAGCTGGTGTTATCTAAATTGTCACTGCAGGAAGACTTCTTGAATTG GAGTTTGTGGTTGGTTTGGTGTTGCTGTTTGGTCTACAGTGGTTTTGCAGCCCCTTTCCAATTGAGAGATCCTCTGAAATGGAGTTTGGTGCAGACTTGCAGTTCAACATCACACttaaatgtttcatttgcCTATGTTGGTGTCCATGCAGTATTTGCAGTGTTGAACAGTTGGGTAAAATAG
- the LOC124329024 gene encoding piwi-like protein Siwi, whose translation MSDQDAHGRSRGRSRSLRGESDPDESVRRPREHGTAPYTTHPPHHAGRAVSREHISEEPESKPLQRSGSGGRAVLSREAPQEQSGAPHGRASFHGGAAPLAGASSGEGTNVGGRGASRFREQREAMIVTRPSADFSKLGRTGTELPVTSNYFELMKRPDMHLLQYRVDFVPDVDHIGARKALIRVHEAQLGKYLFDGTLLYNITRLPQPLELLSKRISDNSDVAIHLRLVGEIHKDDAAYTTVMNIILRRCLGMLNLTLWKRDYYDPAAATEIPQHFLNIWPGYVTTIRHHEEGFLLGVEIIHRVLRRDSALDVMQKIRQAGGDFQAMCSAELVGKVVMTHYNKRTYRIDDIDFTKNASSTFHLRREDRDITYLEYYKTRYNIEVRQPSQPLLVSRPTRRDANRGDDQPIFLLPELCGMTGLTDDQKKNFTLMKDVGNITRVMPDKRVESLMRFRKRLADNPEIQRELNSWGLNFAGDIVRINARVIPPQTIQQGGNSFTTQDGDWSRNIQRSKMCVTVELRDWALFTPSSMTQEVKPFIQMVQNVGRGQGFDIPDPVVSQMQMDRTSNYVDAIRNECRQKGFSLIFCVLRSARADTYSSIKKLTCAEFGIPSQVITGRNIKGQPGKLMSIATKVMIQIASKLGAEPWRVSVPNTKWMVIGYDTYHDARQRKAVGAFVASTNPTFSKYYSSVKIHENNEEISPSFKDHLFGALKAYFIVNDKTLPTSIIVYRDGVGAGDIPRLKDTEIAALKEACREAGIRTAGLRGTTEYTPSIAFIVVSKRINTRFFQMSGRSPMNPVCGTVVDSKVTLQERYDFFLVSQKVTQGTVSPTSYNIIEDDTGISPDIHQRLAYALTHLYYNWPGTLRIPAPIQYAHKLAYLVGESIMQQPHDNLSRLPYYL comes from the exons ATGTCAGATCAAGATGCTCATGGACGTTCACGAGGCCGGTCACGTAGTTTACGTGGAGAATCAGATCCGGACGAATCCGTTCGAAGACCAAGAGAACATGGAACAGCCCCATATACAACTCATCCACCTCAT CATGCGGGGCGAGCCGTAAGCCGTGAACACATTTCAGAAGAACCCGAAAGTAAACCTTTGCAGCGCTCAGGTTCAGGTGGTCGAGCTGTGCTAAGTCGTGAAGCTCCACAGGAACAATCTGGGGCTCCACATGGTAGGGCATCCTTTCATGGAGGGGCTGCTCCTCTGGCCGGGGCTTCAAGTGGAGAAGGAACAAATGTTGGTGGCCGTGGAGCCAGTCGTTTTCGCGAGCAGAGGGAAGCAATGATTGTCACTCGACCTTCGGCCGACTTCAGTAAATTGG GGCGAACTGGCACGGAACTTCCTGTGACTTCAAACTATTTTGAACTTATGAAGCGCCCTGATATGCATCTGCTGCAATATCGCGTTGACTTCGTTCCTGACGTTGACCATATTGGTGCCCGTAAGGCACTAATCCGCGTACATGAGGCCCAACTGGGAAAGTATCTTTTTGATGGAACTCTGCTTTACAATATCACTCGCCTTCCCCAA ccgCTGGAGCTCTTATCTAAACGCATTTCAGATAACTCGGATGTTGCTATTCATTTACGATTAGTCGGAGAAATTCACAAGGATGACGCTGCTTATACAACA GTTATGAATATCATATTGAGACGATGTCTTGGCATGCTTAATCTAACTCTTTGGAAACGGGATTACTATGATCCGGCAGCTGCCACAGAAATTCCA caacattttcttaatatttgGCCTGGGTATGTCACTACTATACGCCACCACGAAGAAGGGTTTTTGTTAGGAGTTGAAATCATTCATCGTGTTTTGCGTCGAGATTCTGCCTTGGATGTGATGCAAAAAATTCGCCAggctggtggtgattttcag GCAATGTGCTCTGCAGAGCTAGTGGGAAAAGTTGTCATGACTCACTATAACAAGAGAACTTACCGAATCGATGACATTGACTTCACGAAAAATGCCAGTTCAACTTTTCATCTTCGAAGGGAAGATCGTGATATTACATACTTGGAATATTACAAGACTCGATACAACATCGAAGTGAGACAACCCTCACAGCCTTTGTTGGTGTCTCGCCCCACTCGTCGTGACGCCAATCGAGGCGATGATCAACcgatctttcttcttcctgagCTCTGTGGAATGACTGGCCTAACAGATgaccaaaa aaaaaactttaccCTCATGAAAGATGTTGGCAACATCACACGCGTAATGCCAGACAAGCGTGTTGAGAGCCTAATGAGGTTTCGCAAACGATTGGCGGACAACCCGGAA ATTCAAAGAGAACTCAATAGCTGGGGATTAAATTTTGCTGGCGACATAGTTCGGATAAACGCGCGTGTAATTCCTCCACAAACGATTCAACAGGGCGGTAATAGTTTTACAACCCAGGATGGAGACTGGAGTCGAAATATTCAAC GGTCCAAAATGTGTGTAACGGTGGAACTCCGTGATTGGGCTTTGTTCACCCCATCTTCCATGACGCAAGAAGTAAAACCTTTCATCCAAATGGTCCAAAATGTTGGACGTGGACAAGGATTTGATATTCCAGATCCTGTTgt TTCCCAGATGCAAATGGATCGTACGTCAAATTACGTTGATGCGATTCGTAATGAATGTCGCCAAAAAGGATTCAGTCTGATATTTTGTGTACTACGAAGCGCTCGTGCTGACACGTATTCTTCAATTAAGAAGCTGACATGTGCAGAATTTGGTATTCCTTCACAg GTAATTACCGGGCGGAACATAAAGGGACAACCAGGCAAACTCATGTCGATTGCTACAAAAGTCATGATCCAAATTGCATCCAAATTAGGAGCAGAGCCTTGGAGAGTCTCGGTTCCTAACACT aaaTGGATGGTAATCGGTTATGACACGTACCATGATGCTCGTCAGAGAAAAGCTGTAGGGGCATTTGTTGCCTCCACTAACCCAACGTTTTCCAAATACTATTCTTCTGTCAAAATCCACGAAAACAATGAAGAGATTTCTCCAAGTTTCAAAGACCATCTATTCGGAGCATTGAA AGcttattttattgtaaacgATAAGACTTTGCCGACATCCATCATTGTTTACCGTGATGGTGTAGGAGCTGGCGATATTCCACGCCTGAAAGATACAGAAATCGCCGCGTTGAAG GAAGCTTGCCGTGAAGCTGGCATAAGGACTGCGGGACTTCGTGGAACAACAGAGTACACTCCTTCCATTGCTTTCATCGTTGTCAGCAAGCGCATCAACActcgtttttttcaaatgagtgGTCGTAGCCCGATGAATCCTGTTTGTGGCACGGTTGTGGACAGTAAAGTGACGCTACAAGAGAgatacgatttttttcttgtttcacaAAAAGTCACTCAAGGGACTGTCTCACCTACAAGTTACAATATCATAGAAGATGATACTGGTATCAGTCCTGACATCCACCAGAGGTTGGCGTACGCCCTAACGCATCTCTACTACAATTGGCCG GGTACTTTGCGTATCCCAGCTCCGATCCAGTATGCTCATAAACTGGCATACCTAGTTGGTGAATCCATTATGCAGCAACCGCACGACAATTTATCGAGACTTCCTTACTATCTTTAA